One window from the genome of Bacteroidales bacterium encodes:
- a CDS encoding ATP-dependent DNA helicase RecQ produces the protein MNIQQILAKYWGHQSFRPLQEDIINSVLHGDDTLALLPTGGGKSICFQVPALAKEGICIVISPLIALMKDQVENLKKKGINAISIHSGMHYYEVDLALDNCVHGNVKFLYISPERLVSETFLIRLKKMKVNLIAVDEAHCISQWGYDFRPPYLRIAEIRQYFPSVPLLALTATATPDVIDDIQNKLLFKKKNVLSKSFERKNLSYAVIKEEDKFKRMLRIISKINGSGIIYVRNRKRTKEIADYLNKNSISSAYYHAGLEPKIRNARQNEWMTGARRIIVATNAFGMGIDKPDVRFVIHFDIPDSIEAYFQEAGRCGRDDKKAYAILLYNDSDILDAEKNIEDSYPPPETIRNIYNCLGNFYNLALGSGKDNSFDFDISVFSSAYNLTPLTVFNSLKFLEKEGYILTTDALYQPSQVRIITDKENLYRFQIENKGYENIIRVILRSYGGIFSDFVKINETEIASRAGITKERVIEYLKYIEKAGIISYIMQKEKPQIIFSTERLDHKALHISKENYQERKIIAEQKLKAMIKYASSGLKCRSQMLLEYFGDKKANRCGQCDVCLERNKLEMSEFEFNSVIDQIKPILQKQSLSLEDTVSKIKGVSESMILRALRWLLDNDKIVSEDNNNLRWKKKL, from the coding sequence TTGAATATTCAACAGATACTTGCTAAGTATTGGGGACATCAATCGTTCCGACCATTACAGGAAGATATAATCAATTCTGTTTTGCATGGCGACGATACTCTGGCTTTATTGCCTACAGGTGGCGGGAAATCAATATGTTTCCAGGTTCCCGCCCTGGCAAAAGAAGGGATATGTATTGTTATTTCGCCATTGATCGCATTAATGAAAGACCAGGTTGAAAACCTGAAGAAGAAAGGTATAAATGCGATTTCGATTCATTCTGGAATGCATTATTATGAAGTGGATTTAGCGCTTGATAATTGTGTGCATGGCAATGTAAAGTTTTTGTACATTTCGCCAGAGCGACTGGTATCAGAGACATTTCTTATCCGGTTAAAAAAAATGAAAGTCAATTTGATCGCTGTTGATGAAGCGCATTGTATTTCGCAATGGGGATATGATTTTCGTCCGCCCTACTTACGCATTGCCGAAATAAGGCAATACTTTCCTTCGGTGCCTTTGCTGGCCCTTACCGCTACTGCAACACCAGATGTGATCGATGACATACAGAACAAATTACTTTTTAAAAAGAAAAATGTCCTGAGCAAAAGTTTTGAGAGAAAAAATCTTTCCTATGCAGTAATTAAAGAAGAAGACAAATTCAAACGAATGCTGCGTATCATTTCAAAAATAAATGGCTCAGGAATTATTTATGTAAGAAACAGAAAAAGGACAAAAGAAATTGCCGATTACCTGAATAAGAATAGCATCTCATCAGCATATTATCATGCAGGATTGGAGCCAAAAATCAGGAATGCACGACAAAATGAATGGATGACTGGTGCACGAAGGATTATTGTTGCAACAAACGCTTTCGGCATGGGCATTGACAAACCGGATGTTCGCTTTGTAATACATTTTGATATTCCCGATTCAATTGAAGCCTATTTCCAGGAAGCCGGAAGATGTGGCAGAGACGATAAAAAAGCATACGCTATCCTGCTTTACAATGATTCCGATATTCTTGATGCAGAAAAAAATATTGAAGATTCATACCCCCCACCAGAAACAATAAGGAACATTTATAATTGCCTGGGTAATTTTTATAACCTGGCATTGGGAAGTGGAAAAGATAACAGTTTTGATTTTGATATTTCAGTATTCTCTTCTGCATACAACCTGACACCGCTTACTGTTTTCAACTCGCTTAAATTTTTAGAAAAGGAAGGATATATTCTAACCACTGATGCGTTATACCAGCCCTCACAGGTTCGCATTATTACCGACAAAGAAAATTTATACCGTTTCCAGATCGAAAATAAAGGATACGAAAATATCATCCGTGTGATACTGCGTTCCTATGGCGGAATTTTTTCCGACTTCGTTAAAATAAATGAAACAGAAATTGCTTCAAGAGCAGGTATTACAAAAGAGCGCGTTATTGAATACCTGAAATACATTGAAAAAGCCGGTATCATTTCATATATCATGCAAAAAGAAAAACCGCAGATCATTTTTTCCACGGAACGTTTAGACCATAAAGCCCTTCATATATCGAAAGAAAATTACCAGGAACGAAAAATAATTGCCGAGCAAAAATTAAAAGCAATGATCAAATATGCATCATCAGGATTGAAATGCCGCAGCCAGATGTTGCTCGAATATTTCGGTGACAAAAAAGCTAACCGATGCGGACAATGCGATGTTTGCCTTGAAAGGAATAAACTTGAAATGAGCGAATTTGAATTCAATTCTGTGATCGATCAAATAAAACCAATACTGCAAAAACAGTCGCTATCGCTTGAAGATACGGTGAGTAAAATCAAAGGTGTAAGCGAAAGTATGATATTACGCGCCTTGCGTTGGCTGCTCGATAATGATAAAATTGTTTCGGAAGACAATAATAACCTGAGGTGGAAGAAAAAATTATGA
- a CDS encoding DNA-3-methyladenine glycosylase, producing the protein MKLKKSFYLTEDVVALAKSLLGKYIYTNIDNKGITSGIITETEAYAGVIDKASHAFGNRRTTRTEIMYLEGGVAYVYLCYGIHSLFNIVTNKKDIPHAVLIRGIKPVDGIPIMLERCKKKSITDKSGIGPGNVTKLLGIHYSHTGLSLQGNDIWLEDKNIKIQEKNIIVGTRVGVDYAGEDAKLPYRFQIKL; encoded by the coding sequence ATGAAACTGAAAAAATCATTCTATCTTACCGAAGATGTTGTGGCTTTAGCCAAATCATTACTTGGCAAATATATTTACACAAATATTGACAACAAAGGAATAACTTCCGGCATCATTACCGAAACCGAAGCATATGCCGGTGTTATTGACAAAGCCTCGCATGCGTTTGGAAATCGTCGCACCACACGAACAGAGATAATGTACCTCGAAGGCGGCGTGGCATATGTTTATTTATGCTATGGAATTCATTCGCTTTTCAATATTGTAACAAACAAAAAAGATATTCCACATGCCGTTCTGATTCGCGGGATAAAACCGGTAGATGGAATCCCAATAATGCTTGAACGATGCAAGAAAAAAAGTATAACTGATAAATCAGGAATTGGACCGGGTAATGTTACAAAACTTTTAGGGATTCATTATTCGCACACAGGACTTTCATTGCAAGGTAATGATATATGGCTTGAAGATAAAAACATAAAAATCCAGGAAAAAAATATTATTGTCGGCACACGTGTAGGTGTTGATTATGCAGGCGAAGATGCAAAGCTACCTTATAGGTTTCAGATAAAATTATAA
- a CDS encoding tetratricopeptide repeat protein, producing MKKNNPKYQPQKNISNQKKTQSIPVKKNNTVLFAVIAFCLPVLLYIQTLNFGFTYFDDDGIIINNIGFLDNFKNISKAFYTDAFVTGISAFYRPLQTLSFMTDMLLSGGNNAWMYHFTNILFFGFISFMIYQILKKFSISSSLVLLATLIYCVHPLFVSSVAWLPARGDLQLMFFSLLSFLFLIKFLNERKNIFLFIHWLAFSIALFCKETAAFLPFIFVIYFFAFHFEKRFDKKYFIIIFLYAVSGIFWFWMRDNAVGNYSNPVEVTGFAALIANMQSIPEAMINFFLPFDFSPIPEFSFVKTLSGLIIIAMLIYVFIKNKERNFKEKIFCVSWFVLFMLPPMLYKHPYLDYMQHRFFLPLFGMLLFLLFVIPRKWLVNGKIKRSWILIAIIIFFSSFTFMKSRPYVAPLTFYNSAIKHNPNSAIAYYNRGYVKTTNNDYEGALNDYNKVIEICPTYVEAYYSRGLTKAELNDVQGAIEDYTKAVSLSPDYFKAYYGRGNVKQNSGDLQGAIEDFNKAISLEPDYADAYNNRGLAKANLGNYSEAIVDYNKTISINPSFDMAYYNRGCAKNLKKEFNEAIEDFNKAISIRADFAEAYNNKGVSYYSLGNYNEAVSSYNKAIEINSKYTDAYFNRALAKYQLKDFQGATNDCDKVLELFPDNKNALSLKMKIEK from the coding sequence ATGAAAAAAAATAATCCAAAATATCAACCACAAAAAAATATTTCAAACCAAAAGAAAACACAGAGTATTCCTGTGAAAAAAAACAATACGGTTCTTTTTGCTGTCATTGCTTTTTGCCTGCCCGTACTGCTTTACATACAAACTTTAAATTTTGGATTTACTTATTTTGATGATGATGGTATAATCATTAATAATATTGGCTTCCTCGATAATTTTAAAAATATCTCAAAAGCATTTTATACTGATGCATTTGTTACAGGTATTAGTGCGTTTTATCGTCCGCTGCAAACCTTGTCGTTCATGACCGATATGCTTTTGTCTGGCGGAAATAATGCATGGATGTATCACTTTACTAATATTTTATTTTTTGGATTCATCTCTTTCATGATTTATCAGATACTTAAAAAATTCTCTATATCGTCGAGTTTGGTATTATTAGCAACTTTGATTTATTGCGTGCATCCTCTTTTTGTTTCGTCTGTGGCATGGTTACCTGCCAGAGGTGATTTGCAGCTTATGTTCTTTTCATTATTGTCATTTTTATTTTTAATAAAGTTTTTAAACGAAAGGAAAAATATTTTTCTTTTCATACATTGGCTGGCATTCAGCATTGCATTGTTCTGTAAGGAAACAGCAGCATTCCTGCCATTTATATTTGTGATTTATTTTTTTGCTTTTCATTTTGAAAAACGATTTGATAAAAAATATTTCATTATAATTTTTCTTTATGCTGTTTCGGGGATATTTTGGTTTTGGATGCGAGATAATGCTGTGGGCAATTATTCAAACCCTGTCGAAGTAACAGGATTTGCAGCCTTAATTGCTAATATGCAATCGATACCTGAGGCCATGATAAACTTTTTCCTTCCTTTTGATTTTTCTCCCATACCTGAATTTTCTTTTGTGAAAACATTGTCAGGCTTGATCATTATTGCTATGTTAATTTATGTTTTTATAAAAAATAAAGAAAGAAATTTTAAAGAAAAAATATTTTGCGTTTCGTGGTTCGTTTTGTTTATGCTGCCTCCGATGTTATACAAACATCCATACCTGGATTATATGCAGCATCGTTTTTTTCTGCCTTTATTTGGAATGCTTTTATTTCTGTTATTTGTGATTCCTCGCAAATGGTTGGTAAATGGTAAAATTAAACGAAGTTGGATTTTAATAGCTATAATTATTTTCTTCAGTTCATTTACTTTTATGAAGTCTCGCCCTTATGTTGCTCCTTTAACTTTTTACAATTCGGCAATAAAGCATAATCCGAATTCTGCAATAGCATATTATAACAGGGGTTATGTGAAAACAACTAATAATGATTACGAAGGAGCTTTAAATGATTATAATAAAGTTATTGAGATTTGCCCGACCTATGTTGAAGCCTATTATAGCAGAGGATTGACGAAAGCTGAATTGAACGATGTACAGGGAGCTATTGAAGATTATACTAAAGCAGTTTCATTAAGCCCCGACTATTTTAAAGCATATTATGGCAGGGGAAATGTAAAACAAAATTCAGGTGATTTACAGGGGGCAATTGAAGATTTTAATAAAGCCATTTCGCTTGAACCTGATTATGCCGATGCATATAATAACAGGGGACTTGCAAAAGCAAATCTTGGTAATTATTCCGAAGCGATTGTTGATTATAATAAAACGATTTCAATTAACCCTTCATTCGATATGGCTTATTACAACAGGGGCTGTGCAAAAAATTTAAAAAAAGAATTTAACGAGGCCATTGAAGATTTTAATAAAGCAATTTCTATTCGTGCTGATTTTGCCGAGGCTTATAACAATAAAGGTGTTTCATATTATTCTTTAGGAAATTATAATGAAGCAGTTTCAAGCTATAATAAAGCAATTGAAATAAACTCAAAATATACGGATGCCTATTTTAACCGTGCGCTTGCAAAATACCAACTAAAAGATTTTCAGGGAGCAACAAATGATTGCGATAAAGTTCTTGAATTATTTCCTGATAATAAAAATGCTTTGAGTTTGAAAATGAAAATAGAAAAATAA
- a CDS encoding PDDEXK nuclease domain-containing protein, with protein sequence MKFQQLSKILKQTNETLYKNVVKAVNVNLSIRNWLFGLYIIEFEQNGEDRAKYGEKLLQKLADTLSIKGLTAPELSRCRQFYLVYPQIFGTLSQKFITQIPENILGSVSQRNIDRHFSKEDNVFYSNLFATASFSHFVELVKINDLQKRRFYELLIIKTTPSVRELQRQIETLTYERFGLSANKELAFEQIKQKIEPIESNDLIKSHYFFDFLKIPHLHLVEESELEQALIDHLQEFILELGNGFCFEARQKRILIDDEYFFIDLVFYHRILKCHVLVELKTEYVKHEHIGQLKVYLQHYKNKVMTKDDNPPVGILLVTDKKKTIVEYAIADMDKKLFVSKYQLQLPDKNKLELFIKNEIENIESS encoded by the coding sequence ATGAAGTTTCAGCAATTATCTAAAATATTAAAGCAAACCAATGAAACGCTTTATAAAAATGTTGTTAAAGCTGTAAATGTTAATCTCTCAATAAGGAATTGGCTATTTGGCTTATATATTATAGAGTTTGAACAAAATGGGGAAGACAGAGCAAAGTATGGAGAAAAGCTATTACAGAAACTGGCAGATACATTATCAATTAAAGGGCTTACGGCGCCTGAACTTTCTCGTTGCCGGCAATTTTATCTTGTGTACCCGCAAATTTTTGGGACACTGTCCCAAAAATTTATAACACAAATACCTGAGAATATTCTTGGGTCAGTGTCCCAAAGAAATATTGATCGACACTTCTCTAAGGAAGATAATGTTTTTTATAGTAATTTGTTTGCAACAGCTTCATTTAGTCATTTTGTTGAGCTTGTAAAAATAAATGATTTGCAAAAAAGAAGATTTTATGAACTGCTTATAATTAAAACAACTCCTTCTGTCAGAGAGCTACAAAGACAAATAGAAACTTTAACGTATGAAAGATTTGGATTGTCGGCAAATAAGGAACTTGCTTTTGAACAAATAAAACAGAAAATAGAACCTATAGAAAGTAACGACCTTATAAAATCACATTATTTTTTTGATTTTCTAAAAATTCCACATTTGCATCTTGTCGAAGAATCTGAGTTAGAGCAAGCTTTAATAGATCATTTGCAGGAATTTATTCTTGAGTTAGGTAATGGATTTTGTTTTGAAGCACGACAGAAAAGAATTTTAATTGATGATGAATATTTTTTTATTGACCTTGTTTTTTATCATCGGATATTGAAGTGCCATGTATTAGTTGAATTAAAAACAGAATATGTAAAGCATGAACATATCGGTCAGTTAAAAGTGTACCTGCAGCATTACAAAAATAAGGTTATGACTAAAGACGATAATCCTCCAGTAGGAATATTACTTGTAACCGACAAAAAGAAAACAATAGTTGAATATGCTATTGCAGATATGGATAAAAAGCTTTTTGTAAGCAAATATCAATTGCAACTTCCTGATAAAAATAAACTGGAATTGTTTATTAAAAATGAAATTGAAAATATAGAATCATCATAG
- a CDS encoding class I SAM-dependent rRNA methyltransferase, with protein MSEFVKIILKSGKDLAAKRFHPWVFSGAVKKMYGEPAEGDVVEVYSNHDEFLGMGHYQPSSITVRIFSFEKINPDFSFWKNKFSEAYNFRKVLGLTDTPETNVYRLIHAEGDNMPGLIADFYNGVIVLQSHSIGMHRNNEMFTEILKEIYGNKLIAVYDKSSETLPHMAKINSEDKYLFGKANELHEVTEYGNKFYVNWESGQKTGFFIDQRENRNLLRKFVNDKKVLNTFSYTGGFSVYALQAGAAEVYSVDSSKKAMDITEKNIALNNFENGKHISKPVDAFDFLKNIENEFDVIILDPPAFAKHHDVKHNAMQGYKRINLEAMKQIKKGGILFTFSCSQVVDRSLFNSTIMSAAILSGRNVRILHQLSQPADHPFNACHPEGEYLKGLVLYIE; from the coding sequence ATGTCGGAATTTGTAAAAATAATTTTAAAATCGGGGAAAGACCTTGCTGCAAAACGTTTTCACCCATGGGTATTTTCGGGTGCTGTAAAAAAAATGTATGGTGAGCCGGCAGAAGGCGATGTAGTTGAAGTATATTCCAATCATGATGAATTTCTTGGTATGGGGCATTATCAGCCAAGTTCAATAACTGTGAGAATATTTTCGTTTGAAAAAATAAATCCTGATTTCTCATTTTGGAAAAATAAATTTTCAGAAGCATATAATTTCAGAAAGGTTCTCGGATTAACCGACACCCCAGAAACCAACGTCTACCGCCTTATTCACGCCGAAGGCGACAACATGCCCGGTTTGATTGCCGACTTTTACAACGGTGTTATCGTATTGCAATCGCACTCTATTGGTATGCACAGGAACAATGAAATGTTTACCGAAATTTTAAAAGAAATATACGGGAACAAACTAATTGCAGTCTATGATAAAAGCAGCGAAACGCTTCCGCATATGGCAAAAATAAATTCTGAAGATAAATATCTATTTGGAAAAGCCAATGAACTGCATGAAGTAACCGAATACGGCAACAAATTTTATGTTAACTGGGAAAGCGGACAAAAAACAGGTTTCTTTATCGACCAGCGCGAAAACCGCAATCTTCTAAGGAAATTCGTTAACGACAAAAAAGTATTGAATACATTTTCATATACCGGTGGTTTTTCTGTTTATGCATTGCAAGCCGGTGCGGCAGAAGTTTATTCGGTTGACAGTTCAAAGAAGGCAATGGATATTACCGAAAAAAATATTGCTTTAAATAATTTTGAAAATGGAAAACATATTTCCAAACCGGTTGATGCATTTGATTTTTTAAAGAATATAGAAAACGAATTTGATGTTATTATCCTTGACCCACCTGCATTTGCCAAACATCATGATGTAAAGCACAACGCTATGCAGGGATACAAGCGTATCAATCTTGAAGCCATGAAGCAAATAAAAAAAGGCGGAATACTTTTTACGTTTTCATGTTCACAGGTTGTCGACCGTTCGCTTTTCAATTCAACAATAATGTCGGCTGCAATATTATCAGGTAGAAATGTACGGATATTGCATCAACTTTCGCAACCTGCCGACCACCCTTTTAATGCTTGTCATCCCGAAGGTGAATATTTAAAAGGGTTAGTTTTATACATTGAATAA
- a CDS encoding MATE family efflux transporter, whose amino-acid sequence MGTLITYKSIWKIALPIVVGQIAQNIMVAIDTAFLGRVSEVALGASALGGLFYLAFIMLGIGFGNGAQILIGRRNGEKDYKQINTLVHHTFYFLISLALILFILLFFISPVLLKVFIKSDAVYLGTIEFIKFRSWGIFFACTNIVFVSFYVGTIRTKVLTYSTIITAIVNIILDYLLIFGNNGFPEMGIGGAGMASATAEAVSCLFFIIYTIRFEKGKEFSLFKFSKFEIERIKNIMKISGPLMLQTFISFSGWFLFFMIIEHLGEKALAVSNICRSIYMLMMIPLWGLASSCNTLVSNLIGEGRSNEVFKLIKKISLMSLAITSIIVLMNLIIPRQVILIYTNDLSLVDEAIKVLYVISVALIFFSIAMVLFMGVSGTGNTKITFRFEIITITAYMIIAFILAIVIKTPVHYVWIVECFYFFVIGWLSYFYLRTGKWKHLKI is encoded by the coding sequence TTGGGTACATTAATTACATACAAGTCCATTTGGAAAATAGCGCTTCCTATTGTGGTTGGGCAGATAGCACAAAACATTATGGTTGCTATCGATACTGCATTTCTTGGCAGAGTTAGCGAGGTGGCTCTTGGTGCTAGCGCATTGGGTGGATTATTTTACCTTGCTTTTATTATGCTTGGTATTGGCTTTGGCAATGGCGCACAGATACTGATTGGCAGGCGCAACGGGGAAAAAGATTATAAACAAATAAATACACTTGTTCATCATACATTTTATTTTTTAATATCACTTGCACTAATATTATTCATTTTATTATTTTTCATTTCACCGGTACTTTTAAAAGTATTTATAAAATCGGATGCTGTATACCTTGGTACCATTGAATTTATCAAATTTCGTTCATGGGGAATCTTCTTTGCATGTACCAATATTGTTTTTGTTTCATTTTATGTAGGCACAATACGAACAAAAGTTTTAACCTATAGCACAATTATAACAGCTATCGTTAATATCATTCTCGATTATTTATTGATATTCGGTAATAACGGTTTCCCCGAAATGGGAATTGGCGGGGCAGGAATGGCTTCTGCAACAGCCGAAGCGGTTTCCTGTTTGTTCTTTATCATTTATACCATACGTTTTGAAAAAGGTAAAGAATTTTCTCTTTTTAAATTCTCAAAATTTGAAATAGAGCGGATAAAAAATATCATGAAAATATCAGGACCATTAATGCTTCAAACCTTTATCTCATTTTCCGGATGGTTTTTATTTTTCATGATAATTGAACACCTTGGCGAAAAAGCATTAGCTGTATCAAACATTTGCCGAAGCATTTATATGCTGATGATGATTCCATTATGGGGACTGGCTTCTTCATGTAATACATTAGTAAGTAATTTAATTGGCGAAGGCAGAAGCAACGAAGTATTTAAGCTTATTAAAAAAATATCGCTGATGAGCCTTGCAATCACTTCCATAATTGTATTGATGAACCTTATCATTCCGCGACAGGTAATTTTAATTTACACCAACGATTTAAGTCTGGTTGATGAAGCTATAAAAGTATTATATGTAATTTCTGTAGCATTAATATTTTTCTCAATTGCAATGGTATTATTTATGGGCGTTTCGGGAACCGGTAACACAAAAATTACTTTTCGTTTTGAGATCATAACCATAACTGCCTACATGATCATTGCATTTATTCTTGCTATCGTTATTAAAACTCCGGTACATTATGTTTGGATTGTTGAATGCTTCTACTTTTTTGTAATCGGATGGTTATCCTACTTCTACCTGCGAACCGGCAAATGGAAACATTTGAAGATTTAA
- a CDS encoding thioredoxin family protein, translating to MNFTKKKYLVSLNSEKEVSIVNFYVNWSFYSRIQKLILGKFHKCTCNKVKIYNVNSDSNKELVDQFQVRSFPSILIFKNGDMVEHLSGLQDNETLLKVLRKIL from the coding sequence ATGAATTTTACTAAAAAGAAATACCTGGTTTCCTTAAATAGCGAAAAAGAAGTTTCAATAGTTAATTTTTATGTGAACTGGTCTTTTTACAGCAGGATTCAAAAACTTATTTTAGGTAAGTTTCACAAATGTACCTGTAATAAGGTCAAAATTTATAATGTGAATTCTGATAGCAATAAAGAACTGGTAGACCAGTTCCAGGTTCGTTCATTCCCTTCAATCCTAATATTTAAGAACGGTGATATGGTAGAACATTTATCAGGTTTACAGGATAATGAAACCTTATTGAAAGTATTACGTAAAATACTTTAA